From Sodalis glossinidius str. 'morsitans', the proteins below share one genomic window:
- a CDS encoding phage capsid protein, translating into MAFDANKNMITAAFVQQFHDSFEIASQQKDSRLQAAVTDRGHITGASFTINDMGTIEMTQITTRFGDTVWNVPEAGTRNALMADYGVFVPVEKRDLRKLIADPQGPYLQLTLAAANRKKDDIIYRALLDTVLRKTSDTGAYAPVALPTTQKIVAGKTGMTKAKLIAAKAMFRRNECDEQNGEELYITYNADMLTQILSDTTLTSADFMAVKMLQEGAVFGNWLGFKWLAYEKLDEAKAGEPAVTTKTAAAWCKSAVHLGTGAQYNVDICLRRDKNNTIQISVDASYGAGRANEKKVVAIEFVA; encoded by the coding sequence ATGGCTTTTGATGCCAATAAGAACATGATCACCGCTGCGTTTGTGCAGCAGTTCCATGATTCGTTTGAAATTGCCTCGCAGCAAAAAGACTCTCGCCTGCAGGCCGCAGTTACTGACCGAGGCCATATTACCGGGGCATCCTTCACCATCAACGATATGGGCACTATCGAGATGACCCAAATCACTACGCGGTTCGGTGATACGGTCTGGAATGTCCCTGAAGCGGGGACGCGTAACGCCTTGATGGCGGACTACGGGGTCTTCGTGCCGGTGGAGAAGCGTGACCTGCGCAAACTGATTGCTGATCCGCAGGGGCCCTATTTACAGCTGACCCTAGCTGCGGCTAACCGCAAAAAGGACGACATTATTTATCGGGCGTTGCTCGATACCGTTTTGCGCAAAACATCGGATACCGGTGCTTATGCGCCCGTTGCCCTGCCGACAACGCAAAAGATTGTCGCAGGCAAAACCGGCATGACCAAGGCCAAGCTTATCGCTGCCAAGGCCATGTTTCGCCGTAACGAGTGCGATGAACAGAACGGTGAGGAGCTGTATATCACCTACAATGCCGACATGTTGACGCAGATCCTCAGCGATACCACGTTGACCAGCGCCGACTTTATGGCGGTGAAGATGCTTCAGGAGGGCGCGGTGTTCGGTAACTGGCTGGGCTTTAAGTGGCTGGCGTACGAAAAGCTGGACGAAGCGAAAGCAGGCGAGCCTGCCGTCACCACCAAAACCGCCGCTGCTTGGTGTAAATCTGCGGTGCATTTGGGGACGGGCGCACAATACAACGTCGATATCTGCCTGCGTCGCGATAAAAACAACACCATCCAGATTTCTGTCGATGCGTCTTATGGTGCTGGTCGGGCAAACGAAAAAAAGGTCGTCGCTATCGAGTTTGTGGCGTAA
- a CDS encoding Rha family transcriptional regulator, translating to MFQEVEVANGAVRKSPYFELTRDAFVLIVMGFTGKRALQWKIDYIKAFNRMEATLYGTQAGRSKQLGNVAKRILLYLDRAENILFTEEIPLNAIVGDMDKFRWFAGNLGYLVFKEDELLKFLKGGSK from the coding sequence ATGTTCCAAGAGGTCGAAGTTGCCAATGGAGCAGTGCGTAAAAGCCCGTACTTTGAACTCACCCGCGATGCCTTCGTGCTGATCGTGATGGGCTTCACAGGCAAGCGGGCGTTGCAGTGGAAAATTGATTACATTAAGGCCTTTAATCGTATGGAAGCCACGCTATACGGGACACAGGCAGGACGATCAAAACAGTTAGGGAATGTTGCTAAACGCATTTTGCTTTATCTTGATCGAGCAGAAAATATTCTATTTACCGAAGAAATACCACTCAATGCGATTGTCGGCGATATGGATAAATTTCGGTGGTTTGCCGGAAATCTTGGCTATTTGGTATTTAAAGAAGATGAACTTCTCAAATTCTTAAAGGGCGGTAGCAAGTGA
- the terL gene encoding phage terminase large subunit gives MTSFLAFFLIWAERMGWDVPDCHYRACYWLEHRGNLAVLRCFRGFGKSTILAVYNAWRYYRDRQYRILHQSESDSTARKTSRDTQNVLRNHPLTKGMLAKSIGAVEQWSVEGARANECQNDDVEVPGNIQTPEAREKLRYRLSEQTHILIPGGRKLFICTPHTYDSLYDEMEAAGADCLTIKLFAHEYRIEANEAVSLHYTLPFRPDYVFMGIHNGARLLVEHVDYRLTEDGIAFAAPPETMIDCYAGCQWPERFNAEELETRRKDCRTVNEWDSQYQLHSKPMGEVRLDPDRIREYNVQPEIRYANRACSLWLGATQIVGAVAWWDVASGKVKADVSAFSLMLTDARGHLYWQVCQAFIGDLAEFDDKNKLIGGQVMQIKALVLKYQIPVVCVEVNGPGLFVGKILRQALKGSGCGVREEISVIKKQKRILDAFEAPLSSRFLWAHSDVLDGPMYDQMWEFNPALTDQPDDYIDSGAGAISQTPVRIGKVVGIPTTRARENWQLSDGEHSVDVDY, from the coding sequence ATGACGTCTTTCCTCGCTTTCTTCCTGATATGGGCGGAGCGCATGGGATGGGATGTGCCCGACTGTCATTACCGCGCGTGCTACTGGTTGGAGCATCGCGGCAATCTGGCGGTGCTCCGTTGCTTTCGTGGCTTCGGTAAATCGACTATTCTGGCCGTCTATAATGCCTGGCGGTATTACCGCGATCGGCAGTACCGTATTCTTCATCAGTCCGAATCGGATTCCACCGCCCGTAAAACCAGTCGCGACACGCAGAACGTGCTGCGTAACCATCCGCTGACGAAAGGTATGTTGGCTAAAAGCATCGGTGCCGTTGAGCAATGGTCGGTTGAGGGCGCGCGTGCGAACGAATGCCAAAACGATGACGTGGAAGTCCCCGGCAATATTCAGACACCAGAAGCCCGCGAAAAGCTGCGTTACCGTCTGAGTGAGCAGACGCATATTCTTATTCCCGGAGGCCGAAAATTGTTTATCTGTACACCCCATACCTACGACAGTCTGTACGACGAGATGGAGGCCGCGGGCGCGGATTGTCTGACCATCAAACTGTTTGCGCACGAGTATCGCATTGAGGCTAATGAGGCGGTCAGTCTGCACTATACGCTGCCGTTTCGACCTGACTATGTCTTTATGGGGATCCACAATGGGGCACGACTGCTGGTCGAGCACGTGGATTATCGGCTGACAGAAGACGGTATCGCGTTTGCGGCGCCACCCGAAACGATGATTGACTGTTACGCGGGCTGCCAATGGCCCGAACGTTTCAACGCGGAAGAGCTTGAAACCCGGCGTAAGGATTGTCGCACGGTTAACGAATGGGACAGTCAATATCAGCTGCACAGTAAGCCCATGGGTGAGGTGCGTCTCGATCCTGACCGCATCCGTGAGTACAACGTGCAGCCGGAGATACGCTACGCAAACCGGGCGTGCTCGTTGTGGCTGGGGGCGACGCAGATTGTGGGTGCCGTCGCCTGGTGGGACGTGGCATCCGGGAAAGTAAAAGCAGATGTCAGCGCCTTTTCCTTGATGCTGACCGATGCGCGCGGTCACCTTTACTGGCAGGTATGCCAGGCGTTCATCGGCGATCTGGCCGAGTTCGATGACAAGAACAAACTCATCGGCGGGCAGGTGATGCAGATTAAAGCACTGGTACTCAAATACCAGATCCCGGTCGTCTGTGTCGAAGTCAACGGTCCCGGTCTCTTTGTCGGCAAAATATTGCGTCAAGCGCTAAAGGGGAGCGGTTGCGGTGTTCGTGAAGAGATAAGCGTAATCAAAAAGCAGAAACGTATTCTTGATGCGTTTGAAGCGCCATTATCATCGCGTTTCTTGTGGGCGCACAGCGATGTGCTTGACGGTCCGATGTACGACCAGATGTGGGAGTTTAACCCTGCGCTTACCGATCAACCGGATGACTATATTGATTCCGGCGCCGGTGCCATTAGTCAAACGCCGGTACGTATCGGTAAAGTAGTCGGGATCCCGACCACTCGGGCGCGCGAAAATTGGCAGTTAAGTGACGGCGAGCACAGCGTCGACGTCGATTACTAG
- a CDS encoding helix-turn-helix transcriptional regulator: MQNVQPYGPEQTLQPYLFDFCPQFDCVDDQSKDVEFECIGTICHARPFKFGSTLECVDGEAPRPAMFEPDTLFTPSEQQIVFFALHNLTSKETGRRLGISHRTVENKLQDIYQKTGTHCNRGLAMYCRENGTDRYIPPSLLSPSSHVLNNYGAQ; this comes from the coding sequence GTGCAGAATGTCCAGCCCTATGGCCCTGAGCAGACGCTGCAGCCCTACCTTTTCGATTTCTGCCCGCAATTTGACTGCGTTGATGACCAGTCGAAGGACGTGGAATTCGAGTGCATCGGCACCATCTGCCATGCGCGCCCGTTCAAGTTTGGCTCGACGCTGGAATGCGTAGATGGGGAAGCGCCGCGCCCGGCGATGTTTGAGCCTGATACGCTATTTACGCCAAGCGAACAGCAAATCGTGTTCTTTGCCTTGCATAACTTGACCAGCAAGGAGACCGGACGGCGGCTGGGTATCTCTCATCGCACAGTTGAAAACAAGCTTCAAGATATTTATCAGAAGACCGGAACGCATTGTAACAGGGGGCTGGCGATGTACTGCCGCGAAAACGGGACGGACCGCTATATCCCACCGTCTTTGCTGTCGCCATCGAGCCACGTTCTGAATAACTACGGGGCGCAGTAA
- a CDS encoding ash family protein, translating into MFGLDSMIGGRYSHLAAANSVAGFETPYIVSVPEHAPKACFLLPVVTHSMVAQAGQPKGWPGSDTTGSLNPVWAATNELETSGGGCFTIVSEAVIMTTTLTQAKTIEIVEPKVFEQNGKILTTSFDVAAYFRKRHDDVLKKFEPL; encoded by the coding sequence GTGTTTGGGCTTGATTCGATGATTGGCGGGCGATATAGTCACCTTGCAGCGGCAAATTCCGTTGCCGGGTTTGAGACCCCGTATATCGTATCGGTGCCAGAACACGCACCCAAAGCGTGTTTTTTGTTGCCTGTAGTTACCCATTCAATGGTGGCTCAGGCGGGGCAGCCTAAGGGCTGGCCGGGTTCCGATACGACCGGTAGTCTCAACCCCGTCTGGGCTGCCACCAATGAGCTTGAGACCTCTGGTGGTGGTTGTTTTACCATCGTATCGGAGGCTGTCATAATGACTACTACCCTCACCCAAGCTAAGACTATTGAAATCGTAGAGCCGAAAGTTTTTGAACAGAACGGTAAAATTTTAACTACTTCCTTTGATGTTGCAGCATATTTCCGTAAACGCCATGACGATGTACTAAAAAAATTCGAGCCGTTATAG
- a CDS encoding portal protein: MDELAVKLITRADALKSHRQRHESVWSECYDYTYPLRGAGFSADVLDAQSAKSKVAKLLDGTATDSARMLASALMSGMTPANAQWLNLDCESLADEDKAWLSTCATLVWENIHAANFDAEGYEENLDVVCAGWFVLYIDENREEGGYTFQQWPLSQCYVASTRKDGIVDTIYRCYQMTAEQAIAEFGEAGVSEKIRRAARDKPDDKFDFLHAIFPRTNYGVNACLAKHLRFASFHVERQGKRIVRESGYHEFPVCVPRWMKIPGGAYGIGPVYDALPDCKELNETKRMEKAAQDLAISGMWISEDDGVINPYSVKVGPRRIIVASSVNSMKPLLTGADFQVAFTAEDRLQASIRKIMMADQLQPQDGPAMTATEVHVRVALIRQLLGPVYGRFQAEYLQPLVERCFGIAFRAGVFPPPPDSMQTAHFNVLYISPLARAQKLEDVTAVERLGANVAQLSQVSPEVVDLVDTDEATRVVADALGVPAKVIRSAADVTSLRDQRARAQQQAQQQLMMQAG; the protein is encoded by the coding sequence ATGGATGAACTCGCCGTCAAGCTGATTACGCGTGCTGATGCGCTAAAATCCCATCGCCAGCGGCATGAAAGCGTCTGGAGCGAGTGCTACGACTACACCTATCCGTTGCGTGGCGCCGGTTTTTCAGCTGACGTGCTGGACGCACAGAGCGCTAAGTCGAAGGTGGCGAAGCTGCTGGACGGTACCGCCACCGATAGCGCCCGCATGCTGGCCTCGGCGCTCATGTCCGGCATGACCCCGGCCAACGCACAGTGGCTCAATCTCGACTGTGAATCGCTGGCTGACGAGGACAAGGCCTGGCTCTCCACCTGTGCCACATTGGTATGGGAGAACATCCACGCTGCTAATTTTGACGCGGAAGGCTATGAGGAGAATCTTGACGTCGTGTGCGCGGGCTGGTTCGTGCTGTACATCGACGAGAACCGGGAGGAGGGCGGCTATACGTTCCAGCAGTGGCCACTGTCGCAATGCTACGTTGCGTCAACCCGCAAAGACGGCATTGTCGATACGATTTATCGCTGCTACCAGATGACCGCCGAGCAGGCTATCGCCGAGTTCGGGGAGGCGGGCGTCAGCGAGAAAATACGCCGTGCTGCCAGGGATAAGCCGGATGACAAGTTTGATTTCTTGCACGCGATATTCCCGCGTACGAATTATGGGGTAAACGCCTGTTTGGCTAAGCATTTACGCTTTGCCTCTTTTCACGTGGAGAGACAGGGAAAGCGCATAGTGCGAGAATCGGGTTACCACGAATTCCCGGTTTGCGTACCGCGCTGGATGAAAATCCCTGGCGGCGCGTACGGCATTGGCCCGGTATATGATGCGTTGCCAGACTGCAAGGAGCTGAACGAAACCAAACGCATGGAGAAGGCCGCGCAGGATTTGGCCATTTCGGGCATGTGGATTTCCGAGGATGACGGTGTCATAAATCCGTACTCCGTCAAGGTCGGCCCGCGCCGTATTATTGTGGCGAGCAGCGTGAACAGTATGAAGCCCTTACTCACCGGGGCTGATTTTCAGGTCGCGTTTACCGCGGAAGACCGCCTGCAGGCCAGCATTCGCAAAATCATGATGGCCGACCAGCTGCAACCACAGGATGGTCCGGCGATGACCGCGACCGAAGTCCATGTCCGCGTTGCCCTGATCCGCCAACTGTTGGGGCCGGTCTACGGCCGGTTTCAGGCGGAATACCTGCAACCGCTGGTTGAGCGCTGTTTCGGTATTGCCTTCCGCGCAGGCGTCTTCCCGCCTCCCCCGGACAGCATGCAAACCGCGCATTTTAATGTGCTCTATATCTCTCCGCTGGCCCGCGCACAGAAGCTGGAGGACGTGACGGCGGTTGAACGTCTTGGCGCGAACGTGGCGCAGCTCTCTCAGGTTAGCCCGGAGGTCGTAGATCTGGTTGACACCGATGAGGCGACGCGCGTGGTGGCCGATGCGCTAGGCGTACCGGCGAAGGTGATCCGCTCGGCGGCGGATGTCACCAGCCTACGCGACCAGCGCGCCAGGGCGCAGCAGCAAGCGCAACAGCAGCTGATGATGCAGGCCGGGTAG
- a CDS encoding RusA family crossover junction endodeoxyribonuclease — translation MNLSLPFPPSVNGYWRAPNRGKLAGRHLVSERGRRYRAEAVAEILEQLRGMPQPVKGDLAVSVMFCPPSRAKRDLDNYFKALFDSVINAGIWIDDSQIKKLEAEWGPVTKGGECIFLLLKHHKI, via the coding sequence GTGAATCTTTCTCTCCCGTTCCCGCCGAGCGTTAACGGCTACTGGCGAGCACCGAACCGGGGAAAGCTTGCAGGGCGGCATCTTGTCAGTGAGCGGGGCAGAAGGTATCGAGCTGAGGCGGTTGCGGAAATTCTTGAGCAGCTCCGCGGTATGCCTCAGCCAGTGAAGGGCGACTTAGCCGTATCGGTAATGTTTTGTCCGCCGAGCAGAGCAAAGCGGGATCTTGATAATTATTTCAAGGCATTGTTTGATTCGGTGATTAATGCCGGGATCTGGATTGACGACAGTCAAATCAAAAAGCTTGAAGCCGAGTGGGGACCAGTGACGAAGGGGGGAGAGTGTATCTTTCTATTGTTGAAACACCACAAAATTTAA
- a CDS encoding coiled-coil domain-containing protein, with the protein MGQVAFDTQEFVETLESAGLPKDQAKAISLVVRKSHEVADLATKADVNDVRRDIADIRKDFSTEITGVKRDIEDVRKDLSAEIADVRKDMDARFEKNEAQMQARFEKHEAQMQARFEKHETQMQARFEKTDSQIADARKETATQIALLRKDVESISTWLLIKMAAMMTALLGIAVTLVKILI; encoded by the coding sequence ATGGGCCAAGTCGCATTTGATACACAAGAGTTCGTCGAAACGCTGGAAAGCGCCGGGTTGCCAAAAGATCAGGCCAAGGCGATTTCCCTCGTTGTGCGTAAATCTCACGAAGTCGCCGATCTTGCTACCAAAGCAGATGTCAACGATGTAAGACGTGACATTGCTGATATACGTAAAGATTTTTCGACTGAAATTACCGGCGTCAAGCGCGATATTGAAGACGTCCGCAAGGACTTATCTGCGGAGATAGCTGACGTTCGTAAAGATATGGATGCTCGTTTCGAGAAGAATGAAGCTCAGATGCAAGCTCGCTTTGAGAAACACGAAGCTCAGATGCAAGCCCGCTTCGAGAAGCACGAAACACAAATGCAAGCTCGCTTTGAAAAAACCGATTCCCAAATCGCCGATGCCAGAAAAGAAACGGCGACCCAGATAGCCCTTTTGCGTAAGGATGTTGAAAGCATATCAACGTGGTTGCTCATTAAGATGGCTGCCATGATGACGGCACTTCTTGGCATTGCGGTCACGCTTGTCAAAATCCTCATCTAA
- a CDS encoding GNAT family N-acetyltransferase has translation MIRTATRNDIPALIALGASMYQESRYAENSPFDALKCADLADHLINADAGCVLVAEHNGQIIGWLAGGIGEQWFSRQLMAFEYGVFISPNHRGGGSAGARLIKSFMAWAKDHDAAVINMGITTGVHEERTGELYSRLGLSRTGLLYSMEV, from the coding sequence ATGATCCGAACTGCAACACGAAACGATATCCCGGCGTTAATTGCGCTGGGGGCCAGCATGTACCAGGAATCACGCTACGCGGAAAACTCGCCGTTTGACGCGCTAAAATGCGCTGACTTGGCCGATCACCTTATCAACGCCGATGCCGGTTGCGTTCTGGTGGCAGAGCACAACGGGCAGATCATCGGCTGGCTGGCCGGTGGCATCGGGGAACAGTGGTTTTCGCGCCAGTTGATGGCGTTTGAGTACGGCGTCTTCATTTCCCCGAACCATCGTGGCGGGGGGTCGGCCGGCGCGCGGTTGATCAAATCCTTTATGGCCTGGGCGAAAGACCACGATGCCGCGGTGATCAACATGGGTATTACCACGGGGGTGCACGAGGAACGCACCGGCGAATTATATTCACGGCTTGGCTTGTCACGCACCGGGCTGCTTTATTCGATGGAGGTGTGA
- a CDS encoding MarR family transcriptional regulator, translating to MTQCRPREKLKRQVLDYIKANDGTNRLDLAAALHTDGSNISKVVRELIAEKYCRNNLVYRFDKLLLAVRKNDSQPNAKSM from the coding sequence ATGACTCAGTGCCGACCCCGAGAAAAGCTCAAGCGGCAGGTTCTCGATTATATCAAAGCGAATGACGGAACGAATCGCCTTGATCTGGCTGCCGCGTTGCATACCGATGGCTCCAATATCAGCAAGGTTGTTCGCGAGTTGATCGCCGAGAAATATTGCCGAAATAATCTTGTTTACCGGTTCGATAAATTACTACTGGCGGTGAGAAAAAATGATAGTCAGCCAAACGCCAAAAGCATGTAA
- a CDS encoding DUF551 domain-containing protein produces the protein MNVFFAWCPENGEDFDDGHEIEAGSPDEAAEIWAELDEEYKIISGSWSPELCVAEQDGTIHHFKIHDVMMPSYYIHKIQNEEVLLARFALASLDGPNENCDAEKNGWIACGEQMPKDGLMLLVTGNGHIDIAYFDDGDCQGFLNGYVTHWMHLPDLPTVNTLLPNSVKNGGAA, from the coding sequence ATGAATGTATTTTTTGCATGGTGTCCTGAGAACGGAGAAGATTTCGACGATGGACATGAGATAGAAGCAGGTAGTCCAGATGAAGCCGCTGAGATATGGGCCGAGCTAGACGAGGAATATAAAATTATTAGTGGTAGTTGGTCACCTGAACTATGCGTTGCTGAACAAGATGGTACTATCCATCATTTCAAAATACACGATGTCATGATGCCATCATATTACATCCATAAAATTCAGAATGAAGAGGTATTACTTGCCCGGTTTGCGCTAGCCTCTCTTGATGGGCCGAACGAAAACTGCGATGCAGAAAAAAATGGGTGGATTGCTTGCGGCGAGCAAATGCCAAAAGATGGGCTGATGCTTCTTGTAACCGGCAATGGGCATATTGATATTGCATATTTTGATGACGGAGATTGTCAGGGATTTTTAAATGGGTACGTAACTCACTGGATGCACCTGCCAGATTTACCAACTGTAAATACATTATTGCCAAATTCAGTGAAAAACGGGGGTGCGGCATGA
- a CDS encoding phage N-6-adenine-methyltransferase — translation MIVSQTPKACKDKWQTPVEIFRALDAEFGFGLDAAADFANALCRRYLTEEDDALNCEWHTRGAIFCNPPYSNITPWVSKAAEQCAVQKQTIVMLLPSDTSTGWFRMGLESVDEVRVITGGRLSFISAATGVCGKNGNSKGSLLFIWRPFIKNRCQFTTVDKSDLIRIGTEAVREVAA, via the coding sequence ATGATAGTCAGCCAAACGCCAAAAGCATGTAAGGACAAATGGCAAACACCGGTCGAGATATTCCGTGCGCTGGATGCAGAGTTCGGGTTCGGCCTTGATGCTGCAGCTGACTTCGCCAACGCCCTGTGTCGCCGCTATTTGACCGAAGAGGATGATGCCCTGAATTGCGAATGGCACACCCGGGGTGCAATTTTCTGCAACCCGCCCTACAGCAACATCACGCCGTGGGTCAGTAAGGCCGCCGAGCAGTGTGCGGTACAGAAGCAGACGATTGTGATGCTGCTTCCCTCTGATACCTCAACGGGCTGGTTCAGGATGGGGTTGGAAAGCGTCGACGAGGTGCGCGTTATTACCGGGGGCAGGTTGTCGTTCATCAGCGCTGCAACCGGGGTGTGCGGCAAGAACGGTAACAGCAAGGGGAGCCTGTTGTTTATCTGGAGGCCGTTTATTAAAAACCGTTGCCAGTTCACCACGGTAGACAAAAGCGATCTTATTCGCATCGGGACTGAAGCGGTACGCGAAGTTGCAGCGTGA
- a CDS encoding phage tail fiber protein codes for MSVPNQTPYVIYTANGVTTVFPFEFYIISAADLQITVNGVDVNTGYTVTGTGNLGGGNVTFLTPPATGATVMLERVVPTTRLTDYQDNGDMLSDTVNKDFDRLWMAIQRSFIQIGLVLRRPLTGLPFNAEGYRISRLGSPLDSQDVATRAGKLLSFDALGALIAALPPTGSAADVLTKLAKSDGATKMGSQRADGKSETVQ; via the coding sequence ATGTCGGTACCCAATCAGACGCCCTACGTTATTTACACCGCGAACGGGGTGACAACGGTTTTTCCGTTTGAATTTTATATTATCAGTGCCGCAGATCTTCAGATCACGGTTAACGGCGTCGATGTGAATACGGGGTATACCGTGACAGGTACGGGTAATCTGGGCGGTGGCAATGTGACATTCCTTACCCCACCCGCCACGGGTGCGACGGTGATGCTGGAGCGTGTGGTGCCAACGACCCGGCTGACGGATTATCAGGATAACGGCGACATGCTGTCCGATACGGTTAACAAGGATTTTGACCGCCTTTGGATGGCTATTCAGCGTTCTTTTATCCAGATTGGTTTGGTGCTACGTCGTCCGCTGACGGGGTTACCCTTTAACGCTGAAGGTTATCGTATCTCTCGGCTGGGATCCCCCCTGGATAGCCAAGATGTGGCCACGCGAGCCGGAAAATTACTCTCCTTTGATGCATTGGGTGCGCTGATTGCGGCGTTGCCGCCCACAGGCAGTGCCGCCGATGTGTTAACCAAACTGGCGAAATCCGATGGTGCGACGAAGATGGGCAGTCAGCGGGCAGACGGTAAAAGCGAAACCGTGCAGTAG
- a CDS encoding excisionase, which translates to MARMQRIKDWANDEFGENPPSYATLLFYAKNKMIFPHPKKAGRTWWVEKTARFVGISNKPIIKKDDDDRLKRILSDGTST; encoded by the coding sequence ATGGCACGTATGCAACGCATAAAAGATTGGGCTAACGATGAGTTTGGTGAAAATCCACCAAGTTATGCAACTCTTTTATTTTATGCAAAAAATAAAATGATTTTCCCTCACCCTAAAAAGGCTGGGCGAACATGGTGGGTCGAAAAAACCGCACGCTTTGTTGGCATCTCCAATAAACCCATTATAAAAAAAGACGATGATGACCGTTTAAAAAGGATTCTCTCAGATGGGACGTCCACGTAA
- the bet gene encoding phage recombination protein Bet, which translates to MANELNTTSAILAEKGVDFATWSALKNSIYPGAKDESVMMALDYCRARQLDPLMKPVHLVPMYITDAKTGKGQQRDIVMPGVELYRIQADRSGNYAGAKEPEFGPDETKIFGADETKNFKGIEVTFPQWCKYTVCKMMPSGQIVEYSAKEYWLENYATAGRDSSAPNAMWKKRPYGQIAKCAEAQALRKAWPEIGQQPTAEEMEGKTLDVIDARDVTPSASHSTSHKSATTETLQAINDLLLSLDKTWDEDFLPLCSTVFKRQVSKAAELTDQEALKALDFLRKRATKDAA; encoded by the coding sequence ATGGCAAATGAATTAAATACAACCTCTGCGATTTTAGCCGAAAAAGGCGTTGATTTTGCCACATGGAGCGCACTAAAAAATAGTATTTATCCCGGCGCTAAAGATGAATCTGTCATGATGGCATTGGATTATTGCCGAGCGCGTCAGCTTGACCCATTAATGAAGCCGGTGCATCTGGTGCCAATGTATATTACAGACGCCAAAACCGGCAAGGGACAGCAAAGAGACATAGTTATGCCGGGTGTCGAACTGTATCGAATACAGGCAGACCGGTCAGGAAATTACGCAGGTGCCAAGGAGCCAGAATTTGGACCGGATGAAACAAAAATCTTTGGAGCGGATGAAACCAAAAATTTTAAGGGCATAGAAGTCACTTTTCCACAGTGGTGCAAATATACAGTATGCAAGATGATGCCCAGCGGACAGATTGTTGAGTACAGCGCGAAAGAATATTGGCTGGAAAACTATGCGACCGCAGGCAGGGATTCCAGCGCACCTAATGCAATGTGGAAAAAGCGCCCTTACGGCCAGATAGCAAAGTGCGCAGAGGCTCAGGCACTTCGCAAGGCATGGCCGGAAATCGGTCAGCAGCCCACAGCCGAGGAGATGGAAGGCAAGACGCTGGATGTTATTGACGCGCGCGATGTCACACCATCAGCAAGCCACTCAACGAGTCATAAGAGTGCAACAACTGAAACGCTGCAAGCTATCAATGACCTGCTTTTATCTCTAGACAAAACCTGGGATGAAGATTTCCTTCCCCTTTGCTCAACAGTATTCAAACGGCAGGTCAGCAAAGCGGCAGAGCTGACCGACCAGGAGGCATTAAAGGCGCTCGACTTCTTGCGGAAAAGAGCCACCAAGGATGCAGCATGA